The genome window GGCCGATAAGTTCCGGAGCAAAAATGAACATGAGGACCGCGAGTAATGTCATCACCACCATGCCCAGGCCTGTCGTCATGAATCCCATTTTATAGACAAGGTCAAAACGCTTGGCGCCAATACCTTGGCCAATCAATGTGGTAGCGGCATGACTGATTCCGTGGCCAGGCATGTAGCATAAGCTTTCAATGGTAATGGCAAATGAGTTTGCGGCGATGGCTGCCATTCCCAAGGGGGAGACGATGGCGGTGAACATCACGTAGGCGCTACACATGACCAGATGCTCCAAACCGATGGGCCATGAAATGCGGAATGCCTTTTTCATCTGTTTTGCAGAGAAACAAATTTTTTCCTTGGCGCGGAGGCGGAGGCTCTTGCTTCTGAAAAGCAGGAAGTAGAGCATCAGCGACATGATAATGAATTCCGTGATGACGGTGCCAAGGGCTGCTCCCATAACGCCAAGGCCTGCGCCGGGCATTGTGAAGCTGATACCGGCGACGGTAATTTCACGGGTTCCAAAAATCAGGAAGAAATTTAGGATGACGTCCAAAAAGCAGGAGAGAACTTGCAGGGCGCTGGGTAATTTCATGTTGCCGCTGCACTGCAGCATGCCTGCGGCCATTCCATTCAGCTGCATGGCAGGAAGGCCAAGGGCGATAATCAGGAAGTAGGTGGATGCGTTTTGGTGAAGGCTTGCGTCGGCTCCCAACAATCCAGGAATCTTGTCGTGCATGAAAACGCCGAAACCCATGAGGAGGGCGCTAAAGCATATACCGAAAAGTAGGCCCACTTTTACCAGGTTCCGGGCGCGAACGTCTCGCTTGGCACCGATGGCGTGGGCGATCTGTACCGTAAACCCGGGGCTCACCGCATAGCACAAACATCCCAAAAGCCATGTGCTGGAAGCAACGAGTCCGATGGAAGCCGCTTCGCTGGAACCCAGGTGCCCCACCATGGAGGCGTCAATATACTCCATGACGATGTTGGATATTTGCGCTAGAATTGCAGGAAGACTGAGCTGCCCAATTAAAAGCAGCATCTGGCTTCGGCTGAGAGCCTTTCCATCTCGTAGTTGTTCTAGGCGGTCCATAATTTTTGATAAGTTGTACAAATATAGTTTTCTATATTCCATCTACCATGAATAATTCCCAAGCTTCATTTAAGAATTCCCTGAGGGTCGCTTTCAAACGATCTCTTCCGGTGCTTACGGGGTACTGGTTTTTGGGCATTACTTATGGGGTATTGGCGGAGTCCATGGGATTTAGCTATTGGTATCCGCTGAGCATGGCGGTGTTCATCTTTAGTGGGTCTGCGGAATTCCTGGGCCTGGGAATGCTGGCTGCAAATTTCAACCCGCTGGCGGCGGCTAGCATGGCCCTCGTGGTGGGTGCCCGACATTTGTTCTACGGCGTTTCCATGTTGGATCGTTACAAGGGCATGGGCTGGCGAAAACCTTTCTTGATTTTCTGGCTTACGGATGAAACTTTTGCGGTGAACTACAATGCTCGTGAAGCTACGGCAACAGAAATGCTGCTGGTCAGTTTCCTGGATTACTTCTATTGGATTTCCGGCGGCTTTATGGGTTACATGTTCGGCTCTCTCTTGAAGTTTGACATTCACGGATTGGAATTTGTGGTGACAGCCATGTTTACTGCAATCTTTATGGATCAGTTCCTGAAGGAAAAGGAACTGCGTCCGGCGTGGATTGGCATTGGCTGCACTGCTGTCAGCTTGTTTGTTGTGGGCTCCCAGTACTTCGTGATCCCTGCCATGATTGGGATTCTTTTGATGCTGACCGCGTTCCGCAAGAAGCTGGAACCTAGTTATTTTGAGGAGGTCCGCAAATGACTTCCCAGCAGCAGATTATTACCATCGTGATTCTTGCGGTAATTACGTTTATGACCCGCGCCTTGCCCTTCCTCGTTTTCCTTGCAGGAAAGCCTACGCCAAAATACATCCAGTACTTGGGCAAGGCCCTGCCCCTTGCTGTTTTTGGGATGCTTGTGGTGTACTGCCTTAAGGATGTGCAGTGGCTTGAGGGCTCTCGCGGCATTCCCGAAATCTTTGGCATTGCCGCCGTGGTGCTAATGCACCTGTGGCGCCGCCAGCTGTTCCTTTCCATGGCGGTAGGGACTGCTGTTTACATGATTCTTATTCGCCTCATCGCTTAAGTTAAAATACAAGACCCTGGCGACTTCAATCCTATCTTTGAAAAAAAACGCCCGCATTGCTGCGAGCGTCTTTTAATTTCCTGGATTCTTCACTTCGCGCAAAGCGCTTCGTTCAGAATGACGTCGGGAGCGACGAGATCGCCGCGGGAATGCAGTCTGTGATTACATGCAGGTGTAGCCGCCGTCAACCGGAACCATGATGCCGGTAACGTAGCTGGA of Fibrobacter sp. UWR4 contains these proteins:
- a CDS encoding MATE family efflux transporter, with translation MDRLEQLRDGKALSRSQMLLLIGQLSLPAILAQISNIVMEYIDASMVGHLGSSEAASIGLVASSTWLLGCLCYAVSPGFTVQIAHAIGAKRDVRARNLVKVGLLFGICFSALLMGFGVFMHDKIPGLLGADASLHQNASTYFLIIALGLPAMQLNGMAAGMLQCSGNMKLPSALQVLSCFLDVILNFFLIFGTREITVAGISFTMPGAGLGVMGAALGTVITEFIIMSLMLYFLLFRSKSLRLRAKEKICFSAKQMKKAFRISWPIGLEHLVMCSAYVMFTAIVSPLGMAAIAANSFAITIESLCYMPGHGISHAATTLIGQGIGAKRFDLVYKMGFMTTGLGMVVMTLLAVLMFIFAPELIGLFTPDEEIRRLGTAILRIEAFAEPFYAASIVANGVFRGAGSTFVPSIMNLVSMWVVRLPLAAFLVTKYGLRGAWMAMCLELCFRGTIYLIRLASKKYCDENSKLISS
- a CDS encoding AzlC family ABC transporter permease gives rise to the protein MNNSQASFKNSLRVAFKRSLPVLTGYWFLGITYGVLAESMGFSYWYPLSMAVFIFSGSAEFLGLGMLAANFNPLAAASMALVVGARHLFYGVSMLDRYKGMGWRKPFLIFWLTDETFAVNYNAREATATEMLLVSFLDYFYWISGGFMGYMFGSLLKFDIHGLEFVVTAMFTAIFMDQFLKEKELRPAWIGIGCTAVSLFVVGSQYFVIPAMIGILLMLTAFRKKLEPSYFEEVRK
- a CDS encoding branched-chain amino acid transporter permease, which encodes MTSQQQIITIVILAVITFMTRALPFLVFLAGKPTPKYIQYLGKALPLAVFGMLVVYCLKDVQWLEGSRGIPEIFGIAAVVLMHLWRRQLFLSMAVGTAVYMILIRLIA